A region from the Salvia splendens isolate huo1 chromosome 15, SspV2, whole genome shotgun sequence genome encodes:
- the LOC121768642 gene encoding alpha,alpha-trehalose-phosphate synthase [UDP-forming] 6-like isoform X1, whose protein sequence is MVSRSYSNLLELASGEAPSPSFSRMSRRIPRIMTVAGIMSDIDDDGSDSVSSDPSSSSSHKDRIIIVANQLPIKVHKKTDNSKGWTFSWDYNSLYLQLKDCLGDEDTEFIYVGCLKEDIHPNDQDEVSQILLETFKCVPTFLPPDLYSRYYHGFCKQQLWPLFHYMLPLSADLGGRFNRSLWQAYVSVNKIFADRIMEVINPEDDFVWVHDYHLMVLPTFLRKRFNRVKLGFFLHSPFPSSEIYKTLPIREEILQGLLNSDLIGFHTFDYARHFLSCCSRMLGISYESKRGYIGLDYYGRTVSIKILPVGIHMGQLQSVLSLPETEAKVAELVKQFAGQGRTLLLGVDDMDIFKGISLKLLAMEQLLLQHPEKKGKVVLVQIALPARGKGKDVKEVQDEMYATVKRINETFGEPGYDPVILIDQPPKFYERVAYYVAAECCLVTAVRDGMNLIPYEYVISRQGNERLNKILGPEASTPKKSMLVVSEFIGCSPSLSGAIRVNPWNIDVVAEAMESAIEMPEPEKQLRHEKHYKYVSTHDVSYWGKSFLQDLERTCKDHVRRRCWGIGFGLSFRVVALDPNFRKLAMEHIVSAYKRTTTRAILLDYDGTLMPQNSIDKKPSSKTLDILNSLCRDKNNVVFIVSSRPRSKLDAWFSSCDKLGIAAEHGYFMRMKRDEEWETSISAVECNWKQIAEPVMQLYTETTDGSMIELKETSMGWCYEDADPDFGSCQAKELLSHLESVLANEPVTVKSDSNCVEVKPQGVSKGLVAKRLLSSMQERGMLPDFVLCIGDDRSDEDMFEVISSSTTGPSIAPNAEVFACTVGRKPSKAKYYLDDTAEIVRLMKGLASVSELMIPIL, encoded by the exons atgGTGTCTAGATCATACTCAAATTTGTTAGAGCTAGCTTCTGGGGAAGCTCCATCACCATCTTTTAGCCGTATGAGCCGGCGTATCCCTCGTATTATGACAGTAGCTGGGATAATGTCCGATATTGATGATGATGGTTCGGACAGCGTATCCTCGGATCCATCATCTTCGTCTTCTCATAAGGATAGGATAATTATTGTGGCCAACCAGTTGCCTATAAAGGTGCACAAGAAAACAGATAATAGTAAAGGTTGGACTTTTAGCTGGGATTATAATTCACTTTATCTCCAACTAAAAGATTGTTTAGGAGATGAAGACACTGAGTTCATTTATGTGGGGTGCCTCAAGGAAGACATTCATCCCAATGATCAAGATGAGGTCTCTCAGATACTCCTCGAGACATTCAAGTGTGTCCCGACCTTTTTGCCACCTGATCTGTATAGCAGGTACTACCATGGCTTCTGCAAACAACAGCTATGGCCTTTGTTCCACTATATGTTGCCTCTGTCAGCTGATCTAGGTGGTAGATTTAACCGCTCGCTCTGGCAGGCTTATGTATCGGTGAACAAGATTTTTGCTGATAGGATCATGGAAGTGATTAATCCAGAAGATGACTTTGTTTGGGTTCATGATTATCATCTGATGGTACTGCCTACTTTCTTGAGGAAGAGGTTTAATCGGGTGAAGCTTGGCTTTTTCCTGCACAGTCCGTTTCCATCTTCGGAGATTTATAAGACATTACCAATACGAGAGGAGATTCTGCAAGGTCTGCTTAATTCTGATTTGATTGGTTTTCACACATTTGATTATGCCAGGCATTTCCTCTCCTGCTGTAGTCGAATGCTGGGGATTTCATATGAGTCGAAGAGGGGTTACATAGGACTTGATTATTATGGCCGCACTGTTAGTATCAAGATTCTTCCTGTTGGCATTCATATGGGTCAGCTTCAGTCTGTTTTGAGCCTTCCAGAGACGGAGGCAAAGGTAGCAGAGCTCGTTAAGCAATTTGCAGGACAGGGGCGGACACTGTTACTCGGGGTTGATGACATGGATATTTTTAAGGGCATCAGCTTAAAGTTATTAGCAATGGAGCAGCTTCTACTGCAGCACCCTGAGAAGAAAGGAAAGGTCGTTTTAGTTCAGATAGCTCTTCCTGCTCGGGGCAAGGGAAAAGACGTCAAAGAAGTGCAGGATGAGATGTATGCAACGGTTAAGAGGATAAATGAAACATTTGGAGAACCTGGATATGATCCGGTCATCCTGATTGATCAGCCTCCTAAATTTTACGAAAGAGTTGCTTATTATGTTGCTGCTGAATGTTGTTTGGTTACTGCAGTTAGGGATGGAATGAATCTCATACCATATGAGTATGTTATCAGTCGGCAAGGCAATGAGAGATTGAATAAGATATTGGGACCCGAAGCATCCACCCCCAAAAAGAGTATGCTTGTTGTATCCGAGTTCATTGGGTGCTCTCCATCTCTAAGTGGAGCCATTCGAGTCAATCCATGGAATATCGATGTGGTGGCAGAGGCGATGGAATCAGCCATTGAAATGCCGGAGCCAGAAAAACAACTGAGGCACGAAAAACACTATAAGTATGTGAGTACGCATGATGTCTCGTATTGGGGTAAAAGCTTCCTGCAAGATCTGGAAAGGACTTGTAAGGACCATGTGCGACGCAGATGCTGGGGTATTGGATTTGGCTTGAGCTTTAGGGTCGTTGCACTCGATCCTAATTTCAGGAAACTGGCCATGGAGCACATAGTATCGGCTTACAAGAGGACTACAACTAGAGCTATTCTTCTCGATTATGATGGAACTTTAATGCCTCAAAATTCAATCGACAAGAAACCAAGCTCAAAAACACTTGATATATTAAATAGTTTGTGCAGAGACAAGAACAATGTGGTTTTTATCGTAAGTTCTAGACCGCGAAGCAAGCTGGATGCATGGTTTTCATCATGTGATAAGCTGGGAATTGCAGCTGAGCATGGCTACTTTATGAG GATGAAGCGAGACGAGGAATGGGAAACCAGTATTTCGGCAGTAGAATGCAACTGGAAGCAAATAGCAGAGCCAGTAATGCAACTGTATACAGAGACGACTGATGGATCAATGATTGAACTTAAAGAAACATCAATGGGATGGTGTTATGAGGATGCTGATCCTGATTTTGGATCCTGCCAAGCGAAAGAACTTCTTAGTCATCTGGAGAGTGTTCTTGCGAACGAACCTGTTACAGTCAAGAGCGATTCAAATTGTGTAGAAGTTAAGCCACAG GGAGTTAGCAAAGGTCTTGTAGCGAAACGGCTGCTGTCCTCAATGCAGGAGAGAGGAATGCTGCCCGATTTTGTGCTGTGCATCGGAGACGACAGGTCAGACGAAGATATGTTCGAGGTAATTAGCAGCTCCACGACTGGTCCGTCCATAGCTCCGAACGCAGAAGTGTTTGCGTGCACAGTGGGGCGCAAGCCAAGCAAGGCCAAGTACTATCTGGACGACACGGCCGAGATAGTGAGGCTGATGAAGGGACTAGCTTCTGTTTCGGAGCTTATGATACCCATTTTGTAA
- the LOC121768642 gene encoding alpha,alpha-trehalose-phosphate synthase [UDP-forming] 6-like isoform X2, which yields MEVINPEDDFVWVHDYHLMVLPTFLRKRFNRVKLGFFLHSPFPSSEIYKTLPIREEILQGLLNSDLIGFHTFDYARHFLSCCSRMLGISYESKRGYIGLDYYGRTVSIKILPVGIHMGQLQSVLSLPETEAKVAELVKQFAGQGRTLLLGVDDMDIFKGISLKLLAMEQLLLQHPEKKGKVVLVQIALPARGKGKDVKEVQDEMYATVKRINETFGEPGYDPVILIDQPPKFYERVAYYVAAECCLVTAVRDGMNLIPYEYVISRQGNERLNKILGPEASTPKKSMLVVSEFIGCSPSLSGAIRVNPWNIDVVAEAMESAIEMPEPEKQLRHEKHYKYVSTHDVSYWGKSFLQDLERTCKDHVRRRCWGIGFGLSFRVVALDPNFRKLAMEHIVSAYKRTTTRAILLDYDGTLMPQNSIDKKPSSKTLDILNSLCRDKNNVVFIVSSRPRSKLDAWFSSCDKLGIAAEHGYFMRMKRDEEWETSISAVECNWKQIAEPVMQLYTETTDGSMIELKETSMGWCYEDADPDFGSCQAKELLSHLESVLANEPVTVKSDSNCVEVKPQGVSKGLVAKRLLSSMQERGMLPDFVLCIGDDRSDEDMFEVISSSTTGPSIAPNAEVFACTVGRKPSKAKYYLDDTAEIVRLMKGLASVSELMIPIL from the exons ATGGAAGTGATTAATCCAGAAGATGACTTTGTTTGGGTTCATGATTATCATCTGATGGTACTGCCTACTTTCTTGAGGAAGAGGTTTAATCGGGTGAAGCTTGGCTTTTTCCTGCACAGTCCGTTTCCATCTTCGGAGATTTATAAGACATTACCAATACGAGAGGAGATTCTGCAAGGTCTGCTTAATTCTGATTTGATTGGTTTTCACACATTTGATTATGCCAGGCATTTCCTCTCCTGCTGTAGTCGAATGCTGGGGATTTCATATGAGTCGAAGAGGGGTTACATAGGACTTGATTATTATGGCCGCACTGTTAGTATCAAGATTCTTCCTGTTGGCATTCATATGGGTCAGCTTCAGTCTGTTTTGAGCCTTCCAGAGACGGAGGCAAAGGTAGCAGAGCTCGTTAAGCAATTTGCAGGACAGGGGCGGACACTGTTACTCGGGGTTGATGACATGGATATTTTTAAGGGCATCAGCTTAAAGTTATTAGCAATGGAGCAGCTTCTACTGCAGCACCCTGAGAAGAAAGGAAAGGTCGTTTTAGTTCAGATAGCTCTTCCTGCTCGGGGCAAGGGAAAAGACGTCAAAGAAGTGCAGGATGAGATGTATGCAACGGTTAAGAGGATAAATGAAACATTTGGAGAACCTGGATATGATCCGGTCATCCTGATTGATCAGCCTCCTAAATTTTACGAAAGAGTTGCTTATTATGTTGCTGCTGAATGTTGTTTGGTTACTGCAGTTAGGGATGGAATGAATCTCATACCATATGAGTATGTTATCAGTCGGCAAGGCAATGAGAGATTGAATAAGATATTGGGACCCGAAGCATCCACCCCCAAAAAGAGTATGCTTGTTGTATCCGAGTTCATTGGGTGCTCTCCATCTCTAAGTGGAGCCATTCGAGTCAATCCATGGAATATCGATGTGGTGGCAGAGGCGATGGAATCAGCCATTGAAATGCCGGAGCCAGAAAAACAACTGAGGCACGAAAAACACTATAAGTATGTGAGTACGCATGATGTCTCGTATTGGGGTAAAAGCTTCCTGCAAGATCTGGAAAGGACTTGTAAGGACCATGTGCGACGCAGATGCTGGGGTATTGGATTTGGCTTGAGCTTTAGGGTCGTTGCACTCGATCCTAATTTCAGGAAACTGGCCATGGAGCACATAGTATCGGCTTACAAGAGGACTACAACTAGAGCTATTCTTCTCGATTATGATGGAACTTTAATGCCTCAAAATTCAATCGACAAGAAACCAAGCTCAAAAACACTTGATATATTAAATAGTTTGTGCAGAGACAAGAACAATGTGGTTTTTATCGTAAGTTCTAGACCGCGAAGCAAGCTGGATGCATGGTTTTCATCATGTGATAAGCTGGGAATTGCAGCTGAGCATGGCTACTTTATGAG GATGAAGCGAGACGAGGAATGGGAAACCAGTATTTCGGCAGTAGAATGCAACTGGAAGCAAATAGCAGAGCCAGTAATGCAACTGTATACAGAGACGACTGATGGATCAATGATTGAACTTAAAGAAACATCAATGGGATGGTGTTATGAGGATGCTGATCCTGATTTTGGATCCTGCCAAGCGAAAGAACTTCTTAGTCATCTGGAGAGTGTTCTTGCGAACGAACCTGTTACAGTCAAGAGCGATTCAAATTGTGTAGAAGTTAAGCCACAG GGAGTTAGCAAAGGTCTTGTAGCGAAACGGCTGCTGTCCTCAATGCAGGAGAGAGGAATGCTGCCCGATTTTGTGCTGTGCATCGGAGACGACAGGTCAGACGAAGATATGTTCGAGGTAATTAGCAGCTCCACGACTGGTCCGTCCATAGCTCCGAACGCAGAAGTGTTTGCGTGCACAGTGGGGCGCAAGCCAAGCAAGGCCAAGTACTATCTGGACGACACGGCCGAGATAGTGAGGCTGATGAAGGGACTAGCTTCTGTTTCGGAGCTTATGATACCCATTTTGTAA